A stretch of Bradyrhizobium diazoefficiens DNA encodes these proteins:
- a CDS encoding polysaccharide deacetylase family protein, whose translation MALSDRIPYQALIDRPKLKLPNGKRLAVWVILNVEEWRIENAMPRVLLSPPMGQPLLPDVPNWSWHEYGMRAGFWRQFKALTDRNMKVTLAANADVCNAYPRVASAAREAGFEFMGHGFMQEPMHRLPDQADAIKRAVETIAEFTGFAPRSWESPGLTETEETLDLLRLNGIDYVADWVIDDLPQDIATPHGTITTIPYTVETNDIVVHALQHLPSDQFLKRGIDQFDRLYLEGADNARVMAISIHPYITGVPHRIKYLEQLLDYVIGHDGVALMTASEIGDWYRAEMKKISPGG comes from the coding sequence ATGGCCCTCAGTGACCGCATTCCGTATCAGGCCCTGATTGACCGGCCGAAGCTGAAGCTGCCGAACGGCAAGCGCCTCGCGGTGTGGGTGATCCTCAATGTCGAGGAATGGCGGATCGAGAACGCGATGCCGCGCGTCTTGCTGAGCCCGCCGATGGGACAGCCGCTGCTGCCCGACGTTCCGAACTGGTCATGGCACGAATACGGCATGCGCGCCGGCTTCTGGCGCCAATTCAAGGCGCTGACGGATCGCAACATGAAGGTCACGCTGGCCGCCAATGCCGATGTCTGCAACGCCTATCCGCGCGTCGCTTCCGCCGCGCGCGAGGCCGGCTTCGAGTTCATGGGCCACGGCTTCATGCAAGAACCAATGCACAGGCTTCCCGACCAGGCCGATGCGATCAAGCGCGCGGTCGAGACCATCGCAGAATTTACCGGCTTCGCACCGCGTTCGTGGGAGTCTCCGGGACTGACCGAGACCGAAGAGACGCTCGACCTGCTGCGCCTCAACGGCATCGACTATGTCGCCGACTGGGTGATCGACGATCTGCCGCAGGACATCGCAACCCCGCATGGCACCATCACGACCATCCCCTATACGGTCGAGACCAACGACATCGTCGTCCACGCGCTCCAGCATCTGCCGTCCGACCAGTTTTTGAAGCGCGGCATCGATCAATTCGACCGGCTTTATCTCGAAGGCGCCGACAATGCGCGGGTGATGGCGATCTCGATCCATCCCTACATCACCGGCGTGCCGCACCGGATCAAATATCTCGAACAGCTGCTCGACTACGTCATCGGCCACGACGGCGTCGCATTGATGACGGCGAGCGAGATCGGCGACTGGTACCGCGCCGAGATGAAAAAGATAAGCCCCGGCGGTTAG
- a CDS encoding outer membrane protein — translation MQLRLTSILASLMLVAGLGAASAADMAVKALPPPPVVDSWTGFYLGLNAGGIWGSNHLTATPADPGTTAFWGPCFGAGACPRDHGRNTGTSGEVGGQLGYNWQVRSFVVGVETDIQWTDVKSAPSVALTNLGTGFVAYNGAASAKLEWFGTTRGRLGFLAMPNLLLYGTGGVAYGSVASSWTASFVPPASQFVAGFDRSNRVGWVAGAGAEWKLNRNWIVGVEYLHMELQSRSFGATGFGSPGCTASDCNFTVNANDFKTDTVRARLSYEFAGGPVLAKY, via the coding sequence ATGCAGTTGCGACTGACCTCGATTTTAGCATCATTGATGTTGGTGGCTGGCCTTGGGGCCGCTTCGGCCGCGGACATGGCCGTCAAGGCGCTGCCGCCTCCACCAGTGGTCGATAGCTGGACCGGCTTTTACCTGGGCCTCAACGCTGGAGGAATCTGGGGGAGCAATCATTTGACCGCCACGCCCGCAGACCCTGGCACGACAGCTTTTTGGGGCCCGTGCTTCGGCGCCGGCGCCTGCCCGCGCGATCATGGCCGCAACACCGGCACAAGCGGCGAAGTCGGCGGGCAACTGGGTTACAACTGGCAGGTGAGGTCATTCGTTGTCGGTGTTGAGACCGACATTCAGTGGACGGATGTAAAGTCCGCTCCATCGGTCGCTCTGACCAACCTCGGAACCGGATTTGTCGCTTACAACGGCGCGGCGAGCGCGAAGCTCGAATGGTTTGGAACCACCCGAGGCCGGCTCGGCTTCCTCGCGATGCCTAACCTTCTGCTTTATGGCACCGGTGGCGTGGCCTACGGTTCGGTCGCGAGTTCCTGGACGGCCAGCTTCGTTCCACCGGCCAGCCAGTTCGTCGCTGGTTTCGACAGATCGAACCGGGTTGGTTGGGTCGCCGGTGCGGGCGCCGAATGGAAGTTGAATCGCAACTGGATCGTTGGCGTCGAATATCTCCATATGGAGCTGCAATCGCGGTCGTTCGGCGCGACAGGATTTGGCAGCCCCGGCTGTACAGCGTCGGACTGTAATTTCACTGTCAACGCAAACGACTTCAAGACCGACACGGTCCGCGCAAGGCTGAGCTACGAGTTCGCAGGCGGCCCGGTGCTTGCGAAATACTGA